The DNA sequence GTCTGAAGAAATGGCTAATAACTACGATTTTTTACTAACGTTGCAAAAAGAGATTGTAACCAACATTTTAAAGCCCGGCCGTACACCACAAGAAGTTTATGAATTAGTAATAGAatacattgaaaaatccaaacCTGAACTAGTACCCAATTTCACCAAAAACATTGGCTCACTAATCGGCCTCGAATTTAGGGATTCTAACTTTATATTAAACGTCAAGAATGATTATCGCAAAATCCAACGTGGTGATTGCTTCAATATTTCGTTCGGtttcaataatttgaaagattCTCAAAGCGATAACAACTATGCTTTACAACTAGCTGATACGGTTCAGATTCCACTGGATGAAACTGAGCCACCACGGTTCTTAACAAATTACACTAAGGCTAAATCTCAAATATCATTTTATTTCAataacgaagaagaagataacaaTAAGAAGAAACCTTCACCAGCTACTAAGGTTCCTAGTAAACCAGACAGaaattctaaaattttaagAACGAAGTTACGTGGTGAAGCTCGTGGTGGTGCCGAAGACGCTCAAAAGGAACAAATTcgtaaagaaaatcaaaagaaactgCACGAAAAATTGGAGAAAAATGGGTTATTGAGATTTAGTGCTGCTGATGCCAATGGCCCAGATAGCGAACCTCGTCAAtacttcaaaaaatatgaatcCTATGTTCGGGATTCACAATTACCAACTAATATTCGTGATTTAAGAATCCATGTTGACTGGAAAAGCCAAACAATTATTTTACCCATTTACGGTAGGCCAGTCCCATTTCATATAAACTCATATAAGAATGGTTCTAAGAACGAAGAAGGCGAGTATACGTATTTACGTTTGAACTTTAACTCACCAGGTTCTTCTGGTGGTATTTCTAAGAAAGTTGAAGAATTGCCGTACGAGGAATCAGCGGACAATCAATTTGTACGTTCAATTACACTAAGGTCTAAAGATGGTGACCGCATGAGTGAAACTTTCAAACAAATTGccgatttgaaaaaagaagccaCAAAGAGAGAGCAGGAACGTAAAGCACTTGCTGATGTCGTTCAACAGGACaaattgattgaaaataaaacaggaagaacaaaaagacTGGACCAGATTTTTGTTAGGCCAAATCCTGATACAAAGCGTGTCCCAAGTACAGTCTTCATTCATGAAAATGGTATCAGATTCCAATCTCCACTGAGAACCGATAGCAGAATAGATATACTATTCTCGAACATCAAAaatctaatttttcaatcttgTAAAGGTGAACTAATTGTCGTCATCCATattcatttgaaaaatccgATTTTaatgggaaaaaagaaaatacaaGATGTCCAATTTTACCGTGAAGCCTCTGATATGTCCGTTGATGAAACTGGAGGTGGAAGACGTGGCCAATCCAGATTTAGAAGATATGGTGATGAGGATGAGCtagaacaagaacaagaagaaagaagaaaacgagCCGCGCTCGATAAAGAgtttaaatattttgcaGACGCAATTGCAGAAGCATCAAATGGTTTATTGACTGTAGAAAATACATTTAGAGATTTGGGTTTCCAGGGTGTTCCAAATAGATCGGCAGTTTTCTGTATGCCAACTACAGATTGTTTGGTTCAATTGATTGAACCACCATTTTTGGTGATTAACCTGGAGGAAGTCGAAATCTGTATTTTAGAAAGAGTTCAGTTTGGCTTGAAGAACTTCGACATGgtttttgtttataaaGATTTTAACAAACCCGTTACGCATATCAATACAGTTCCGATTGAATCTCTAGATTTCTTGAAGCAATGGTTAACAGATATGGATATTCCTTACACTGTCTCGACCATCAATTTGAATTGGGCCACCATTATGAAGTCATTACAAGATGATCCCTATCAGTTTTTCTTAGATGGTGGTTGGAACTTTCTGGCTACCGGCTCAGATGATGAAGCATCTGATgaaagtgaagaagaagttagTGAATATGAGGCTTCTGAAGACGACGTAAGTGATGAAAGTGCGTTCtctgaagatgaagaaggatCTGAGGTGGACGACGATATTAGCGGTGATGAAAGTGAAGATTATACTGGTGACGAAAGCGAGGAAGGTGAGGATTGGGATGAATTAGAGAAAAAGGCTGCTAGAGCAGATAGGGGTGCAAACTTTAGAGATTAGACTTTATGAAACTTGCCGGGTTCatcaaacaattttttaataCAACATAAAAACCATATGTatctgaaaaataataatggtaCTTATGAATAGTATTTATCAATGCTACAAGGGATGAAAATTGACTGAAAATGCTCACTTGACGGCCAA is a window from the Saccharomyces paradoxus chromosome VII, complete sequence genome containing:
- the SPT16 gene encoding chromatin-remodeling protein SPT16 (Subunit of the heterodimeric FACT complex (Spt16p-Pob3p)~similar to YGL207W), whose amino-acid sequence is MEELNINFDVFKKRIELLYSKYNEFEGSPNSLLFVLGSSNAENPYQKTTILHNWLLGYEFPATLIALVPGKVIIITSSAKAKHLQKAIDLFKEPESKITLELWQRNNKEAEHNKKLFDDVIALINSAGKTVGIPEKDSYQGKFMTEWNPVWEAAVKENEFNVIDISLGLSKVWEVKDIDEQAFLYVSSKGSDKFMDLLSNEMVRAVDEELKITNAKLSDKIENKIDDVKFLKQLSPDLSALCPPSHKFNFDLLDWTYSPIIQSGKKFDLRVSARSTNDQLYGNGCILASCGIRYNNYCSNITRTFLIDPSEEMANNYDFLLTLQKEIVTNILKPGRTPQEVYELVIEYIEKSKPELVPNFTKNIGSLIGLEFRDSNFILNVKNDYRKIQRGDCFNISFGFNNLKDSQSDNNYALQLADTVQIPLDETEPPRFLTNYTKAKSQISFYFNNEEEDNNKKKPSPATKVPSKPDRNSKILRTKLRGEARGGAEDAQKEQIRKENQKKLHEKLEKNGLLRFSAADANGPDSEPRQYFKKYESYVRDSQLPTNIRDLRIHVDWKSQTIILPIYGRPVPFHINSYKNGSKNEEGEYTYLRLNFNSPGSSGGISKKVEELPYEESADNQFVRSITLRSKDGDRMSETFKQIADLKKEATKREQERKALADVVQQDKLIENKTGRTKRLDQIFVRPNPDTKRVPSTVFIHENGIRFQSPLRTDSRIDILFSNIKNLIFQSCKGELIVVIHIHLKNPILMGKKKIQDVQFYREASDMSVDETGGGRRGQSRFRRYGDEDELEQEQEERRKRAALDKEFKYFADAIAEASNGLLTVENTFRDLGFQGVPNRSAVFCMPTTDCLVQLIEPPFLVINLEEVEICILERVQFGLKNFDMVFVYKDFNKPVTHINTVPIESLDFLKQWLTDMDIPYTVSTINLNWATIMKSLQDDPYQFFLDGGWNFLATGSDDEASDESEEEVSEYEASEDDVSDESAFSEDEEGSEVDDDISGDESEDYTGDESEEGEDWDELEKKAARADRGANFRD